The following proteins are co-located in the Phreatobacter oligotrophus genome:
- a CDS encoding inorganic phosphate transporter produces MDLSSVAFALIFLIAVALLFDFLNGLHDAANSIATIVSTRVLAPQWAVFWAAFFNFIAFLFFGLHVAQTVGSGIVQAAIVDDRVIFGALTGAITWNVVTWLAGIPSSSSHALIGGLVGAALTKVGFSSIVWWGLGKTFVAIFMSPAIGFLLALLLVLIVSWACVRVPPMKVDSSFRLLQFVSASLYSLGHGANDAQKTMGIIAVLLFSHGYMGDKFEVPFWVVISCQAAMAIGTLFGGWRIVHTMGSKITRLTPQQGFCAETGGAITLFAATSLGVPVSTTHTITGAIVGVGAARRVSAVRWGVARGIVVAWIITMPMSGLIAAGAYLASGLFLTGR; encoded by the coding sequence GTGGACCTCTCCAGCGTCGCCTTCGCCCTCATCTTCCTCATCGCCGTGGCGCTGCTGTTCGATTTCCTGAACGGCCTCCACGATGCCGCCAATTCCATCGCCACCATCGTCTCCACCCGCGTGCTGGCGCCGCAATGGGCGGTCTTCTGGGCGGCCTTCTTCAACTTCATCGCCTTCCTGTTCTTCGGCCTGCACGTGGCCCAGACAGTCGGCTCGGGCATCGTCCAGGCGGCCATCGTCGATGACCGCGTCATCTTCGGCGCGCTGACCGGCGCCATCACCTGGAACGTGGTGACCTGGCTCGCCGGCATCCCCTCCAGCTCATCCCACGCACTCATCGGCGGCCTGGTCGGCGCGGCGCTGACCAAGGTCGGCTTCTCCAGCATCGTCTGGTGGGGGCTCGGCAAGACCTTCGTCGCCATCTTCATGTCGCCGGCCATCGGCTTCCTGCTGGCCCTGCTGCTGGTGCTGATCGTCTCCTGGGCTTGCGTCCGGGTGCCGCCGATGAAGGTCGACTCCTCGTTTCGCCTGCTGCAGTTCGTCTCCGCCTCGCTCTATTCGCTCGGCCACGGCGCCAATGATGCCCAGAAGACCATGGGCATCATCGCGGTCCTGCTCTTCTCCCATGGCTACATGGGCGACAAATTCGAGGTGCCCTTCTGGGTGGTCATTTCCTGCCAGGCGGCCATGGCCATCGGCACGCTGTTCGGCGGCTGGCGCATCGTCCACACCATGGGCTCGAAGATCACGCGGCTGACGCCCCAGCAGGGCTTCTGCGCCGAGACGGGCGGCGCCATCACGCTCTTTGCCGCGACCTCCCTTGGCGTGCCGGTGTCCACCACGCATACGATCACCGGCGCCATTGTCGGCGTCGGCGCGGCGCGCCGGGTCTCGGCGGTGCGGTGGGGCGTGGCGCGCGGCATCGTGGTGGCCTGGATCATCACCATGCCCATGTCCGGCCTGATCGCGGCAGGGGCCTATCTGGCCTCCGGCCTGTTCCTCACGGGCCGCTGA
- a CDS encoding DUF47 domain-containing protein has product MLGWFHKLLPREDKFFDLFELHAATLVAGAEALKGLLDGSLEVEMGSREVLAQENRADEIAAQVMVALGRTFITPFDRSDIEALIGSMDDAIDQMQKTVKTIGLYEVTAFTPAMKDLGFTIVEAAARVADLLPMLRDIKKHVDAINALTKEIGRIEERSDELCDRGLKELFHAHRGGDAMAFITGAEVYDHLEKVVDRFEDVAKGVSRIVLEHL; this is encoded by the coding sequence ATGCTCGGCTGGTTTCACAAGCTCCTGCCCCGCGAAGACAAATTCTTCGACCTGTTCGAACTCCATGCAGCGACCCTGGTCGCTGGCGCTGAAGCCTTGAAGGGCCTGCTGGACGGCTCGCTCGAGGTCGAGATGGGAAGCCGCGAGGTGCTCGCCCAGGAGAATCGCGCCGACGAGATCGCCGCTCAGGTGATGGTCGCCCTCGGCCGCACCTTCATCACCCCCTTCGACCGCTCCGACATCGAGGCGCTCATCGGCTCGATGGACGATGCCATCGACCAGATGCAGAAGACCGTGAAGACCATCGGCCTCTACGAGGTCACGGCTTTCACGCCCGCCATGAAGGATCTCGGCTTCACCATCGTCGAGGCCGCCGCACGCGTCGCCGACCTCCTGCCCATGCTGCGGGATATCAAGAAGCACGTCGACGCCATCAATGCGCTGACCAAGGAGATCGGCCGCATCGAGGAACGCTCGGACGAACTCTGCGACCGCGGCCTGAAGGAGCTGTTCCACGCCCATCGTGGCGGCGATGCCATGGCCTTCATCACCGGCGCCGAGGTCTATGATCACCTGGAAAAGGTGGTGGACCGCTTCGAGGACGTCGCCAAGGGCGTCAGCCGCATCGTCCTCGAACATCTCTGA